A DNA window from Nitrospira sp. contains the following coding sequences:
- a CDS encoding ProtonantipoM domain-containing protein (MaGe:77309603), whose amino-acid sequence MIDVALIPWLVAGVPLLGAALSPTLWTHPHRLMTWSIAVCAVSLASLAGFGFAGYLAAPPEGLLLPFLLPLAAGVSLLGQPHHQDHRASWVLTLIFLGLGLGALTSQPVIGTLFLMAIHGLVIVLLYRHHTPLWPISWWGLGAYTLGALGLILTLVAAPPLSSMAALLVCAILLPLVPFHDGHLTALTRLPGNLPSFMVLLFPALGLHSLAPLAATLPDAVAEMVGWLALAGAVYGAVKALAQSRVRLLLAYSSLSFFSMLWWCVATTRSATPRAALFVGAMGLVMCGLLLAWQIVRTRYGDDVDPQAISGLASTMPQYAVLLSLLALAAMGLPPFGVFAGFVGLLLSSSAAFSAGIVVLICAWLASSWYILDLVQGLLFGTRRTDLRYADVLQTELVSLVIVVVTLLALGIAPITLFGPDRTPASTGSTPTGTHSGSVAWNK is encoded by the coding sequence ATGATCGACGTTGCCTTGATCCCCTGGCTCGTAGCGGGCGTCCCCTTGCTGGGCGCCGCGTTGAGTCCCACCCTGTGGACCCATCCCCACCGGCTTATGACCTGGTCGATCGCGGTCTGTGCCGTGAGCCTCGCTTCCTTGGCGGGTTTCGGATTCGCCGGTTATCTGGCAGCCCCGCCCGAGGGCCTGCTGTTGCCTTTCTTGCTTCCCCTGGCTGCTGGAGTGTCTCTGCTCGGCCAGCCGCATCATCAGGACCATCGCGCTTCTTGGGTGTTGACTCTGATCTTCCTCGGCCTGGGACTCGGGGCGCTCACGAGCCAGCCCGTCATCGGCACGCTGTTCCTCATGGCGATCCACGGTCTCGTCATCGTCCTGCTCTATCGGCACCACACGCCGCTCTGGCCCATTTCCTGGTGGGGCCTAGGAGCCTATACGCTCGGCGCGCTGGGCCTGATCCTTACCCTCGTGGCCGCTCCGCCGCTCTCGTCCATGGCAGCCTTGCTGGTCTGCGCCATTCTTTTGCCCTTGGTGCCTTTTCACGATGGCCATCTCACGGCACTGACCCGGTTGCCCGGCAATTTGCCGTCGTTCATGGTGCTGCTCTTTCCGGCGCTCGGTCTCCACAGTCTCGCCCCGCTGGCCGCTACATTGCCGGATGCCGTGGCCGAGATGGTCGGATGGCTCGCCCTGGCCGGGGCCGTCTATGGCGCGGTCAAGGCGCTGGCGCAATCGCGCGTGCGGCTCCTGCTGGCCTACAGCAGCCTCTCGTTCTTTTCGATGCTCTGGTGGTGTGTGGCCACCACGCGCTCGGCCACTCCGCGCGCCGCCTTGTTTGTGGGAGCCATGGGACTGGTCATGTGCGGACTGCTGCTGGCCTGGCAAATTGTCCGCACGCGCTACGGAGACGATGTGGACCCGCAAGCCATCAGCGGGCTCGCGTCCACGATGCCGCAATATGCCGTGCTGCTTTCGCTGCTGGCGCTGGCGGCCATGGGCCTGCCGCCGTTCGGCGTCTTCGCGGGGTTTGTGGGATTGCTGCTGTCCTCGTCCGCCGCTTTTTCCGCCGGCATCGTCGTGCTGATCTGCGCCTGGCTCGCGTCCTCCTGGTATATCCTCGACCTGGTGCAGGGACTCCTGTTCGGAACGCGGCGCACGGACTTGCGGTATGCCGATGTGCTCCAAACCGAGCTGGTCTCGCTGGTGATCGTCGTTGTGACGCTGCTCGCGCTGGGCATCGCTCCGATCACCCTGTTCGGACCGGACCGGACTCCCGCATCGACCGGCTCGACACCCACCGGCACTCATTCAGGATCCGTCGCATGGAACAAATAA
- a CDS encoding NADH-quinone oxidoreductase subunit L (MaGe:77309604) translates to MSLVLIVPLLLLLAALIVTIGPDDTRDLRVKLAAYPIAGAFCGSIATLYVVATQGPLMLRFYDPASIASLTFPIGFFIDRLSAIMMTLITGVSTVIYVYSTGYMHQDRHMRRYLALICFTDFVLICMVSSANLMMLFLFWQILSYLLYLLAHNHSHAATLKGAFKTFALLRAADAAFLAGIVLAYHFYGTLEFQELFARAAEKRIVLSLWPGLDISAATAVTLLIFVGAMGKSAQFPLHLWLPGSLYAPTPVHALLHAGIINAGGFLINRLAPLFGLSSTTLHVAFVVGTLTAILGATMMLAQNDIKKTLGFSTIGQMGYMIMECGLGAFSLAVFHLIAHGLFKGTVFLNCGNVIHKARQEPHFPHIDQHEEEENFSPLTWSTGFATTLAIPLVILLVTHGVLRIPLLESQGTVIFLFFIWLTSSQAILTLTRLRAIASWKVSSAMLVTLLFVVFVYLFAVESFTAFLYPNPAEVAAYFKAADLPDRLFDAIVLLATIMTVLSWCYLYMRAHGRIVRMPRWISRWVEGGRNGLYVLFMNRLYADELYQYFGKTAMQVIHRFDKRERGWSQ, encoded by the coding sequence TTGTCGCTGGTGCTGATCGTCCCACTCCTGCTGCTCCTTGCTGCGCTGATCGTGACGATCGGTCCCGACGACACACGAGACTTGCGCGTGAAGCTGGCCGCCTATCCGATCGCCGGAGCCTTCTGCGGTTCCATCGCCACGCTCTATGTCGTCGCCACGCAGGGGCCGCTCATGCTCCGCTTCTACGATCCCGCGTCCATCGCCTCGCTCACATTTCCCATCGGCTTCTTTATCGACCGGCTCAGCGCGATCATGATGACGCTCATTACGGGCGTGAGCACGGTGATCTATGTCTATTCAACCGGATACATGCATCAAGACCGGCATATGCGCCGGTACCTGGCCCTGATTTGCTTTACGGATTTCGTGCTGATCTGCATGGTCTCCAGCGCCAATCTCATGATGCTGTTCTTGTTCTGGCAGATTCTCAGCTATCTCCTGTATCTCCTCGCGCACAACCACAGCCATGCGGCGACCCTCAAGGGGGCGTTCAAAACCTTTGCCCTGCTCCGCGCGGCCGATGCGGCGTTCCTGGCCGGCATCGTGCTCGCTTATCACTTCTACGGCACGCTCGAATTCCAGGAGCTCTTTGCGCGGGCCGCCGAGAAACGAATCGTCCTCTCGCTCTGGCCCGGGTTGGACATCAGCGCCGCGACCGCCGTCACGCTGCTCATTTTCGTCGGAGCCATGGGAAAATCCGCCCAGTTCCCACTGCATCTGTGGCTGCCTGGGTCGCTCTATGCGCCGACGCCCGTGCATGCCCTGCTCCATGCCGGGATCATCAATGCCGGCGGCTTCCTGATCAACCGGCTGGCGCCGCTCTTCGGACTCAGCTCGACGACGCTGCACGTCGCCTTCGTCGTGGGCACCCTGACTGCGATTCTTGGCGCCACGATGATGCTGGCGCAGAACGACATCAAGAAAACACTCGGGTTCTCGACCATCGGCCAGATGGGCTACATGATTATGGAATGCGGTCTGGGCGCCTTTTCATTGGCCGTGTTTCACTTGATCGCCCACGGACTCTTCAAAGGCACCGTCTTCCTGAATTGCGGCAACGTGATTCACAAGGCTCGGCAGGAACCCCACTTCCCTCATATCGACCAGCACGAAGAAGAAGAAAACTTCTCCCCGCTCACCTGGTCGACCGGATTTGCGACCACGCTCGCGATTCCCCTGGTGATTTTATTGGTCACCCACGGCGTCCTGCGCATCCCGCTGCTGGAATCGCAAGGCACGGTCATCTTTCTCTTCTTTATCTGGCTCACGTCCTCACAAGCCATTTTGACGCTCACGCGGTTGCGCGCCATTGCCTCCTGGAAGGTGTCCTCCGCGATGCTGGTGACGCTGCTGTTCGTGGTCTTCGTCTATTTATTCGCCGTCGAATCCTTCACCGCATTTCTCTATCCCAATCCGGCCGAGGTCGCCGCCTATTTCAAAGCCGCCGACCTGCCCGACCGGCTCTTCGACGCGATCGTCCTGCTGGCGACGATCATGACCGTCCTCAGCTGGTGCTATCTCTACATGCGCGCCCACGGACGGATCGTCCGGATGCCGAGATGGATCTCGCGCTGGGTCGAGGGTGGCCGAAACGGATTGTATGTCCTGTTCATGAACCGGTTGTATGCCGACGAGCTCTATCAGTACTTCGGCAAAACCGCCATGCAGGTCATCCATCGCTTCGACAAACGTGAACGCGGGTGGTCCCAATGA